DNA from Triticum aestivum cultivar Chinese Spring chromosome 7D, IWGSC CS RefSeq v2.1, whole genome shotgun sequence:
tcgtgccgggcacgatcagaaggttgccgtcgcccagttgtgcgtgcgacatgacgtcctcgtctaccactaccacctgaccacaaggccttgcgagtgtttctataggtttatcaacagctccgactacagtttcgctacggtggacaccaccaacgatctaaaagcgctcaaggtttcaggcttgaaatgcccaaatcttgtcaacatccagcaccactacaaggtctggggcagcgacaacaacaaactgaactccctggttgacatCGCCTCGACTATCATCGACCCCTAccacatgaagatgaaggatgagagcaagaaggacaagatcgCCTGGCACcgtgtttggcatgagagactggatgaacaacacgtcaagtacgcggccaaggacacgtacacaagctacgagatgtacaggcggatcgttgacatgaggaagtgtcttgttCCTGCCCcggacgagggatcgagccacagagcagtggcgggagcgtcacaagaagtagatgactagacgatcatttctcctactttagaatgcatgcaatttatTAAGGTGTGCGCGAATGATCTATATAGTCATTTATGTAATTAGAtctttatttcagttatatatatacttctgtagacagagcaaatcacacggcttattagcagcaatcgtctgtgttattattggtcttcgcacacatttctgattacgaacttgtttgccgcgtatcacacacatcttgttcagttgaaccgttttcattgtgtttcctaatcacacacatttcatcctagtgaactgcatgccgtatatcgcacacaccctcatctggttgcccgtttctgttgttctgcatcatcgcaaacagttcttctggattaaccgtttgccactcatccaatggagggaagcttctacattcacgggggacgtggcattgatcattgggcggcaacagtcggtcatccgggtgcgcaataaaggatgcaaagagggatcctacagcagcaaggaccagcttccctaccgatagctcatctaacagaactcccaagttaattgtgctgaggcttgagtagtcatcagatgggtgaccgaTGGGAAGTGGCCTcaatgttaaattaactgatgggataggtcactgtaaacatttaattgtcttaaatgtatatagtgctccctcctattagttgaattaacctcgaggtccttgttttgtaatttttgactttgttgttttttgaacacatgttgattggcttgaagaaggtctatctcgttactttttaatattttttgttttttgaacacatgttgattggcttgaatgaaggtctatcccgttactttacgacctgtttccaaaacatggacatcgaggttaattcaactaataggacggatcactatatacattcaacgcaattaaatgttttccaaaaaaagtgatatgatttctgtgatatcaaattaacctctgtgtacttgttctcaaattaatctccgggcctgtttgccgcgtatcacacacatcttgttaatttgaaccgtttatgttctcttccctaatcgaaaatagttcattcgattgaaccatatgccgtatatcacacacaccttgatctggctgaccgttttctgttgctttccctaatagcaaacagttcatcagagcgaactgtatgtcgtatatcgcacacacattaatatggctgcccgtttccgtTGTTCTGTTTAATAGCAAACAGTTCGCCTGGATCAAacgtatgcccagcatcgcacacgcaagtaaaatctgaaccgtgtttgatgtacccGCCATCTCAAACGTTTttcatcttttttgacggttttttacatcaccgtttatgattaatgcatcacacacagtttcgtcaaaagggtctctggtcgtagtgtcgcgttagcagcatcctgcagtagtgatcatgtgaaagaattgtgtGTTATCGTCCCCATGGACGACTTTTCATACTTTAGCTCTAagcgcccacttcaattcttcctcTCAAAGCAATCCTTTCAGTCTCATTTCTGCCTCCACTTTAGTTTCCAGCTCTCTGGTATCTAAAATGGAGGTCGCGGCTTTTAAATCAAAGGAATTAATAAGgttaaggagcctttccttttcaaccttataaacaCCACTCAAATGTTTGGCCCAACCTCGTAAGAACTGTCTTaagtgcctaatcttattctgccatctttcTACACTCGAGCTCCCTCCTGAATCTTTTGCCCACTCCCGTGCTATCAGATCCAAGAAACATTCTCTTTCAAACCATGCTAATTCAAAACGGCATATATTTTTATTTCCCACATGAGTTGCCTCCCAGAGTCAACAAGTAGTGGGGTATGGTCAAAAATCGCCCGCAACAGCGCTTGGACTGTCACCAAAGGAAACTTCTGCTCTCATTTCACGCTAGTGAGAACACGATCCAAATTCTTATATGTTGGATTTGGCAATGTGTTGACCCAAGTAAATTTTCTACCAGAAAGCTCGATCTCCCTAAGATCCATGCTTTCAAAAATTgtattaaacataaacgaccatttgccgtcaaagttatcattgttcttttcttCCCGTCTTTGTATAATGTTAAAATCACCCCCAACCAGAATTGGGAGCCGTCCACTTCCGCAAATACGAACTAAGTCCGCCAAAAAAATCTGGTTTGAGCTCAGGCTGTGCGGCTCCATACACTACCACGAGTGCCCATTGGAAACCATCAACCTTTGATCTGATTCGAAACTTAACCGCAAAAACTCCCATGACAATATTCCGAACTTCCAACGTGTCACATTTAACCCCTAGTAAAATCCCACCAGGTCTTCCTCTTGGGGGTAAGCAATGCCAACCAAAATCAACTCCTCCCGATAAGGTGCCAAGAAACCGAGAGGTAAAATTGTCCCTAGCAGTTTCAGAGAGGGCGATAAAATCTAACTTGTGTTCTATAGAGAAGCATCCACCAGAAATCTTCGTTTAGCCAAATCAGTCAGACCTctactattccaaaagattcctttcatatttcatcatgaaactGTGTTTATCAAATTGTTCTCGGCCCAGTTACTTGTTGAACTTGATGGTGCTTATCAACCTCATGGTGTTTATGTTATTGGAGCTACAAACATGTATTGTGGGGTACTGATTGCATCTTAATATAAACACTTCTACCTGAGTGGAAGTTGATACTGCTGCTTACTTTCTGATTTTATAGGCTAGGCTATTCTACGTCTTGGTAGATTTGGAAAGAAACATTTTGTACCTTTACATGGTGCCGATGAGCGGGTTTCAATGTTGAAAGCACATTCCAATAAAAAAGAACATTTCCTCATTCTCATCTGTGTGCATTGTTTGGCAGGTCTGGACTCCAGCGAAGTGCAGCTTCTTCCTTTAGCTTCTTCTCTGGTCTCGGATCACCACTTGCACTTGCAAGTCCAGCTGGGTCGAGGCATGTAACTAATTTCCAATATTTTTTTTGTTAACTAACAGTGAAAAATAGTTCTGTTGGTATATCTTACTTGtcaattttttttgatttgttaTGTTTTATATGGAGGAATTCAACGGTTTTGCCTTGGACTAAGATCAGATTTCTTTGTATAGAGTAATGATTGATAAATATTCATAGAGATACATGCACTAGGCAAGCTTGTGTTAGGCTCAAATGAGAGTATTGTAGTTcatcgaaaaggaaaaaaaaaagatcaACTAATGACAGACTTTACTATCCAGAATTCATATTGTCACACTATCGATCATATAAGTAGATTTGTTTGATCAATGGCGTACCTGATACTTAGAGAAATCCGAGCTAGCGTATTTACTTTGTTTCACACCAAATTATTTCTATGACATGGTAGAGAAGCTATTATCCCCTTGTTGAACCACCAGAATACGTTTGTCCGTTGCAAGCAATTAACTAGTACAAAAAAGAAAGAATTTTATTTTTTTGAGAATCAGAAAGATTTTATTTGGTCAATAAGACGCAGGGTAGTTAAGATGGTTTTCAGGAAACGAATGGAAAAAAAACCAAAGATGGGAGAGGGGAAATCAAAACGGGTTGTACATTAAACTTGATCCATTCTGCCATTCAACAGTTACAATCACTCTAAATCTTTTATtaccggaatatatatatatatatatatatatatatatatatatatatatatatatatatatatatatccctttttaggattatatatatatatccctttttaggattatatatatatatatccttttGTTACTATGGAAATCTATTCATGATATGTCCATGTGGTGAGAGTGGATTTTTAACCCCCGGGGCTAGGCACCCCCTTATCTCACCGTTGGTCCagaatccagcacatggggatatgTGTCGTACAATGTAGCGAGCAAACCATTAGCAGATCTACTGTTTTGCTAAACGCATGCGGTCGGTTGTAATGCACATGGGGCTGGGCCTAGTCTGTCGCTATGGCGGCTATAGGTTTGATTCCAGTAGTAATGGACATGACCTGTCGGCCCATGTTGAATAAAAACAAGAAAAGGGCTGAAAAGGACGCGTCGCCTTGAAGCTCGGCGTCGTCAACATCTCTGTTCCCCACCCTCCTTCCGCCTCGCCATGAATCAATCCGATCCACGCACCACAGCCTAGATCCCAATGGAGTTCGTCCATCATGGTGGGGATGATACGGTAGGACGCTTCGCCGAGCTAATCCAGCGCCATGACCCGCAGACGGAAGGCATAACAGAGCTACAGTCTCCCTGTGGTATTGATATACTGGCAACAATCGCCGCCTTTCCAGATTTGGAGCCGATCTCCAGGTTAGTGGTGGCGTACTCCATTGACAGTATCGTTGATTTAACTGATTTAATCGAATATATTGAACAAAAATGACCTCCTTCTCGTCCAGATCCGAAGTGTGGCAAGCCTAAGgcaatcttgccacactttttgtgtgtatgccatgtaggGCTTAAATGTGGCTtacctaaggtgtggcttgaaccaaacactcacctatgTTAGTCAAATTTGACTAACCTTAAGTGTGGcaacctttggcaaagttagtcacgaTCCAAAGAGCACCTAAAATGGCAATCAGACCACTAGTACCGTGTTGTCACATCGCTACAGTTAGCCCAAGACCCGCGTGACCTCCTGCCAATCCTAGCTCTGCATGCAACACCATGCCAGCGGGGCCTTTTGTGAATTTAAAAATGCCTGCTTAATTTCACAAACTGACCCGGGTCTAGTCTAGCCCAGCCCCTCTTGGCAGGATTCCATCTACTGAAAAAAAGATGAAGACGACCAGTCGGTCTGCTGGAGCGAGCAGCGAGGTGCCATGCATCGTATAACCATGCATCCATCTGCATGCATTGGCCGCACCCTGCCATACTTAGCCTTTGCCCTCCGTATTTTGCATGCAGGGAACAGATAACCACAACGATAGATGGGCACCGGATAAAAAAATCCACAGTTCAAGGCATACATGTAAAACGGTAACTTTTGGCTTGGAAATAATGCGACGTCGAGCACCGCTTTGACTCGCCCAGTCGCAAAACAGTGACCTAGCTAGAAGATGGGGCCACGAGTTTTTCTGATGAAGCTAAATAATACTACATGCATGCCTACACGCCACAGTATGCCGCATGCACAGCTAAATCCGTCAGACCACAGGCATACCTACACGCCACAGTACTAGTGCTCGTCACCTATCAGTGCTGCTGTAGCGCCGCTGTCACCTATTCAACCATGGCCTGAATATTGTAGACCTCCTGCCAAGCCGCATGCTACTCCCTCCCTACCTCCCGTCGCTGTTGCTCGCCTTAAAAAGGCCAGACTAATCATGCTAAGCCTGCAAACGACTGCAGCTGCACAGTGGCTGGTGCGAATCGTAACGCAGCTGGACGGACAAGATAATAGGGTGCCGGGACACCCGGGTCGCCGTCGCACCTTTTCGAATGTCCATGATATCATTTATTCGCATTTTATACATCTAACATACGATGGTGGAGGAGACGGGGTTGAAACTGAACTTGGTACTCCACTCGTAGTTGAAGAAGACCTTCTCTTTAGGCCCAACCGGGCGGCCGGCGTAGAGGGTGCAGAGCTTGCCGTCGCCGTCCGGCTTGATGGCGGTGTCCGGGTAGACCTCGATGGAAGAGTTGAACCCCGGGCACGCCAGCTTCACGTTCTTCTGCATGCAGCTGCCGCAGTTGTTCAACACGTTCACGAAGTACTCCGGCCTTCCTCCCGGATCCGGGTAGGTCTCCGTCTGGACAACAATGTCTGATGTTCTACACGATGCTGCAGTGCCTGCTTAAAAACACGATGAAAAGGAAAGAGGTTATTTGTGCCTCTATGGATCTAAAGACAATCTGATTGTAAAGCTTCTCGGTGATTGTTTTGCTATGCAGAAGCAGAACACCGTACCTCTGTTGCTGATGCAGAATAACACACAGGCCACAAGGATCACCGCTGGCTTGATCTCCATGGTAGTGTCTTCAGATGGCAAGCAGATATGTTGTCCTCAGTCTGTGTTGATTTATATCTCGCTAGTGGCAAATGGTGGGCTATTTATAGGCGAATGGGCTAGAGGAAGTTATTGTGCCAGCTGGATTTCGATTCTTTGTTTGAGGCAACCATTCAATGCACGATTCACCAGATATAAGTGCAGATTTGATTGAGATATAAGGTATAACTCCCACTGTACCCATTTATAAGGCGTAAATTTTGGAAACTTTAATTCGTAACCTTTCTAAAGCTTCTTTTCAGGGTTTTTTAACAATCTTAGATTAGAAACTTTGTAGAAGGTTTAATTTCTATAACGTCCTTTTCCCTTTTTGTGTTTACTTTCTTCACGGTTTTCCCTGTTTGTTCCCTgtcttttttttctagttttttctttctttttttaaaaaattgcTCTTGGAATTTTAAAAAATCCCCCcattttttttaaaatgttcacaaatCTTTAAAAAGTT
Protein-coding regions in this window:
- the LOC123163857 gene encoding uncharacterized protein At1g05835-like, whose translation is MEIKPAVILVACVLFCISNRGTAASCRTSDIVVQTETYPDPGGRPEYFVNVLNNCGSCMQKNVKLACPGFNSSIEVYPDTAIKPDGDGKLCTLYAGRPVGPKEKVFFNYEWSTKFSFNPVSSTIVC